The Malus sylvestris chromosome 3, drMalSylv7.2, whole genome shotgun sequence genomic sequence AATATTGCAGCTATTCAACTACTTAGGCAACTGGAAGAAGGAGGTTTGAAGCCTGACATTGTTTCCTATAACACGATCATTGACAGTCTATGCAAGGATACTATGGTTGTTGATGCTTTGAACCTTTTCTCTGAAATGATGAGTAAATGTATTGACCCCAACATCATTACCTATAATACTTTGATTCACGGAGTGTGCAAATTAGGGGAGTGGAAAGAAGCTGCGAGACTGTTGAATGAAATGGTGAGCAAAGGTATCTTTCCAGATCTGCAAACCTTCAATGTTTTGGTAGACACCCTTTGTAAGGAGGGCTTGATTGGGAAAGCAAAAGGCATGGTCGAAATGATGACCGAAAGAGGTATTGAGCCTAACGTGGTTACTTACAATTCGCTCATGGATGGTTTTTGCTTGCGAGGAGAAATGAGTGAGGCGAAGGAAGTCTTTGATCTAATGCTTCGCCAGGGATCCATTGTTAATGCTTATAGTTATAACATATTGATAAATGGCTATTGTAAGCATAGAAGGATAGATGAGGCAATGCTGCATTTTAAGGAAATGTCTGGTGGAGGACTGGTTCCAAATACTGTTACTTATAGCACACTAATAGATGGTTTCTGCAAGCAAGGCAGAATACGCGATGCACAAAAGCTGTTTTCCAAGATGCAAGCTTGTGGCCTTCTTCCAAATGTTCAAACTTATGCTGTATTACTGGATGGTCTGTGTAAAAACCAACAATTGTCTAAAGCAATTGAATTGTTTGAAGAGATGAAGGGCAAGAATTTGGATCCAAATATTGTGGTTTACAGTATTCTTATCGAAGGTTTGTGCATAAGTGGAAAAGTTGAATGCGCAAAGGATCTCTTTAGCAGTTTATCATCAAAAGGACTTCAGCTTAATGTCAAGACGTTTACCATAATGATTAGTGGACTTTGTAATGCGGGTCTCATAGATGAAGCAGAAAGTTTACTTTCAGAAATGAAAGCGATAGGCTGTTCGCCGGATGGTTGCACCTATAACACAATTATCCGAGGGCTTTTTAATAACAATGAGACATCAAGGGCGATGGGACTTATTCAACAAATGGTGGAGAATGGTTTTTCTGCAGATGCATCAACAGCTGAATTGGTTCTTGAGTTATTGTCTAAAGATAAAGTAGATCCCGCTTTGTTGCCGTTGATAGAATAAGCACTATGAAGTCAATTTGCATATTTGAATGTCGAAACAGAACCTACTCATGAACTTTGAAGCTACTACGGCTTTGAAAACTGTGGATGTTATCTGTACTCCATTTGATTAATTCTCACTGTTGCCTTGAGAGCCAAACTTTTAGCATATGGTCATATCTGATTGATCAATGTCATGGTGTGGAACCGCAACGCCTAACATTCAGGTGTGTGATGGTGTCTTGCAGCAGGATTATTCCGACTAATGTTGATGTGATTCACATTCTAAATTTCAGCTGCACTAAATTTCTGCTGTAGGattattccttttttttctttttcttttgctataTCTACTCAGCTGCAAGTTTCAGTTTTCAAAGCAGAGTGTTTCGGCTTAGTTACCTATCGGGAGGAAGCGTCAGGCTACTTGTGGGTAGGCGTTTTGTCAACTTTGTTAGAGGTATGCTGCTTGTTATTTGGTGGTGTTTGCTCTCTGCTTTCGTTTTGCTTTATTGATTTTAAGCAGAAGTAGGGTTTACTATGTTTCTAATATACGGTAAATagtgaaaatggagaaaagcaGAAGTAGGGTCTACTATGTTTCTAaaacaagtgttttttttttttttttttcaaagcatattgAACAATGCCCATTtagtaaaattttcaaataataagtataccccatattctacaaaattacaattttttcaAGTGCATTATTctctttgacaattattatattACATTCAAATATCTTTTTTAGTTAGCTAACATATTCACATCAGTTTtataaaaaagtttaccaaaaactcagatactgtttttttttttttgttaaagcacttttacaaaaaaaaaaaaagtttaccacacgctcaacaactttattttatagATGTTTATTCTCTCAGCACAACACAGCATAAACAATTTCTTTAAAACGCACAAAAATATCAATCTAGCAGCCACGCTACACCTAATTTTGGTGTAGAGTAAAAAGGaagaatttttaaataatatacgGTAAGTggtgaaaatggagaaaagcaGAAGTAGGGTCTACTATATTTCTAAAAcaagtgttttttttcaaagcatagtgaACAATGctcatttaataaaattttcaaataataagTATACCCCCATATTctacaaaattacaatttttcaAGTGCATTATCTCTTTGACAATTATGATATCACATCcaatatcatatattttttagtCATCTAAGGCAACGAAAATAGGGTTAGAGGGCTCTCTTTAGCCCTAtagccctccaagaaattatattttaataaacagtgtcatgccatatttcataccatcttc encodes the following:
- the LOC126617408 gene encoding putative pentatricopeptide repeat-containing protein At1g12700, mitochondrial isoform X2 is translated as MMRTTTFASPLKVGYGIGSRQRVKVRGMPSVPCLLLHKCTLFLFFNNYLAPFHSRPSYPTKSAKTQLLQRVKVTNLEDALHVFDEMLQMRPLPSVVHFTQILTQVAKLKHYSAVVSLNNRMCASGMRPNVYTLTIMINCFSHLNQMGFSLSVLGTFFKLGFEPNVVTFNTLINGFLLEDREADAVRILNNMMESGNCKPDVFTFNTLVKGLCMKGNNIAAIQLLRQLEEGGLKPDIVSYNTIIDSLCKDTMVVDALNLFSEMMSKCIDPNIITYNTLIHGVCKLGEWKEAARLLNEMVSKGIFPDLQTFNVLVDTLCKEGLIGKAKGMVEMMTERGIEPNVVTYNSLMDGFCLRGEMSEAKEVFDLMLRQGSIVNAYSYNILINGYCKHRRIDEAMLHFKEMSGGGLVPNTVTYSTLIDGFCKQGRIRDAQKLFSKMQACGLLPNVQTYAVLLDGLCKNQQLSKAIELFEEMKGKNLDPNIVVYSILIEGLCISGKVECAKDLFSSLSSKGLQLNVKTFTIMISGLCNAGLIDEAESLLSEMKAIGCSPDGCTYNTIIRGLFNNNETSRAMGLIQQMVENGFSADASTAELVLELLSKDKVDPALLPLIE
- the LOC126617408 gene encoding putative pentatricopeptide repeat-containing protein At1g12700, mitochondrial isoform X4, whose translation is MMRTTTFASPLKVGYGIGSRQRVKVRGMPSVPCLLLHKCTLFLFFNNYLAPFHSRPSYPTKSAKTQLLQRVKVTNLEDALHVFDEMLQMRPLPSVVHFTQILTQVAKLKHYSAVVSLNNRMCASGMRPNVYTLTIMINCFSHLNQMGFSLSVLGTFFKLGFEPNVVTFNTLINGFLLEDREADAVRILNNMMEKGGLKPDIVSYNTIIDSLCKDTMVVDALNLFSEMMSKCIDPNIITYNTLIHGVCKLGEWKEAARLLNEMVSKGIFPDLQTFNVLVDTLCKEGLIGKAKGMVEMMTERGIEPNVVTYNSLMDGFCLRGEMSEAKEVFDLMLRQGSIVNAYSYNILINGYCKHRRIDEAMLHFKEMSGGGLVPNTVTYSTLIDGFCKQGRIRDAQKLFSKMQACGLLPNVQTYAVLLDGLCKNQQLSKAIELFEEMKGKNLDPNIVVYSILIEGLCISGKVECAKDLFSSLSSKGLQLNVKTFTIMISGLCNAGLIDEAESLLSEMKAIGCSPDGCTYNTIIRGLFNNNETSRAMGLIQQMVENGFSADASTAELVLELLSKDKVDPALLPLIE